CGTGGGTGATGTGGAAGGTGGCGGGATGGATTCTGGAAAGCTCTGGAGTTGCGAGGGTGGTCGAGGGGGAGGGGCAGAGGGTGACAGAAATAGCGGTGCATTTTGTATGTAAAATATGGGTTGAGGTGACTGCAATTTGGTGTGGAATTTTGTCAGCTTCTGGGTGTGTATTGAAATGCATTCATTTCCAAGCAATAATATTACAAAAATGAAATGAATATGTAATGATTCTTACAATTTGAAGTCTAGTTCTGTCAAATAGGGCATGTGCTTTGGCGTGACACTGACTGATGTGCCCATCTTCCGCCTCAACATGACAACGAGTAATGTGGTCAACACAATACAATGGCATATATTTCATACCTAACGAACGCTATATCCAATAAACAACTCATTCCAACTCATTTCCATAAAATCCAAGTATCCATATGTCCAATTAATCAGCTCCAAACTCAACCCAACAAATCACCCAAACACCCTACCACCTAGTCAACCCGGTCAAATATCCTCGTCGAAGTAACATCCCCAACAGTCGCCGTCGTAATCATCTCACTCCCTCCAAACTCACGCACAATCGTAACAATCTTAACCCCATCAACCggcgtctgcgtctgcgtccACTTATTCCCATCCTGCACTACCAGACTACGCACCTTGACATCATCCTGGCGGACCTCCTCGAATTCCTCACCCAGCGTAAACGTAAACTCGGAGTGCCCTACGCCAGCTTTCGTCTCTACATGCCACCCGTCGCCGTTTCTTGTGATTTGCAGCTCTGGACTAGCCGACTTGACGAGTTGGCGCTTTATTCTTCCTACGCCTGCTGGAGTTTAGCGTGGTATGTTTCATGTAAAAGCTGTGGACTTACCTAGCTCTGTGAGGAATTCATCAAAGTTGGTGCTTTTGGATAGTTTGTATTTGCCGGAGAATACGTCCGTCATGTTGGTGGTTGCTTTGATGAGTGGTGAAGGAATGAGTAGAGTTCACTTGTGGTGTTGAATAGTTGTGTATGTGGTTACAGAATATTTAGTGCTGAGCGTTCTATATGACTTGAAGATGAAAACTAGCTGTGAATGAAATCGAGATGGACATTGCTTTTTGAGTAGTTATACTTTATTTATCGCCTTCAGCTTGATCAGCCGTCTGGTTCCTCTCGCATAATgtcgtcatcgccattggAGGTTGGCAGCCACACCAGATGCATTTGACAGTAAATAGTTTCCACTCTATTGCCACAATTCACATGGCGCcaatggccatcaattgacaGTTTGGTCGTTGCTTACATTGTTTCGTAACTTCGCTATATCAATACCTTCAAATAGTAACGCCGTCATAACATGCCCTCCCGCCCGCTCTATATTCTATGCTCCGAAACCGTCAGCTCAGTCCTCTTCATGATCCCCAAGTGCTGCTGATCCCTCTGCAATTCATCGCCGTCACTCTTCCCGTCTGTAAGCCCGCTTGAACCATCGTCGTCCGGCTCTGCGTGGTATGCGACTGCGGAAATGCCACTCTCATTGTGCCAGTGGTCAGACTCCATGCATGGCAGGCCTTGCGCCTCGTGTTGGGGGACAAGTTTGTAGCCTTGTTTCGTTTTTGGCTCGTTCGTCTTGTTGAGGGATATATCGTGGGTaagttggatgttgaagactttgttgtagatggcgaCGAAGAGGGAGCGCATTGGGGGATGCATACGGAATAAATGATCAGAATTCTTTGGGCCGTGAATTTTTAGGTCATCAGTACGGCATTTTATAAACAATTCAGGTTTGCTTGAACGTTTCTTCCCTTCGTCGTGGATGAGGCCAACAGTGTCATCGATGTAGACGGGTCAGACACGGTCAAAGCGCACGGAGGAATACATGTATCGTTTCGGAATACGGGCAGCCTGCCACCGCCTTGGGACGGGAGTGGTTCGAGTTTTCATGGATTTTGTGATGGAAGCAATTCCAGCACTTCAAACGAAGGAACAGGTGTCACGCGGAAATACCAAGCTCATATATGAACAAGAGTGATACATGCTCCCAACCTCCGCCTAACTAACGCCAGCCTACTTGCGAGTTCCAAAAGAAAACGTCGAGAAATATTGCCAATGCAGGATCTGACAGACGGCGAACGCTACAAGTCATCTCCGAAGTAATATCAACACGTACCACAAATGGCAAGAAAGGAGGTGCTCACAAGCTGTGGAATACCCCTACCGAGCATTCAAGGTTGCAGCACTTACAGACTCGTCagagtacctaggtatacACCATCCTTGTAGATTAAGTACTCAAGGGACCTTCTCTACCTGCGAGACATGAGAACAGTCCATCTTTCGTATGTAACATCTCCATCATATTGTCAAGTATCTAGGTAGTGGGGGAAGCATAGGCCAATACATGGCACATGCAATCGTATGCAGCCCAACACACAGTACCTATTGTTGGAATGAAGGATTTCTCATGCCACGGTGGCTCTAGTAGAGGTTTCCAGATAACTAAATAAGATTCGATATCGTACGGCATGCACGTATGCCACGTGTCTGCATCGTGGCCAAGACTACGTCACATCAGACCTGGTCGTGGAACGTGAACGCCGTAGAACTCATTATGAACTGCCGAAGATCAGGTTCACTTGCTAGGCTGCACCAAAGCCCCCGACCGTCCAACTACggcctttcaatgttggatcAGGCAGTGTACGTAGCATTTCTGCTTGGACCGAGgagatgtcaactggtgcatatgtactccgtaccaccTCTGCCGTGATCtaactacctacctaggtagtacCTAGTACCTAACTACATGCCAAATAG
The genomic region above belongs to Pochonia chlamydosporia 170 chromosome 2, whole genome shotgun sequence and contains:
- a CDS encoding lipocalin / cytosolic fatty-acid binding domain-containing protein → MTDVFSGKYKLSKSTNFDEFLTELGKSTRQLVKSASPELQITRNGDGWHVETKAGVGHSEFTFTLGEEFEEVRQDDVKVRSLVVQDGNKWTQTQTPVDGVKIVTIVREFGGSEMITTATVGDVTSTRIFDRVD
- a CDS encoding 2OG-Fe(II) oxygenase domain-containing protein, yielding MHPPMRSLFVAIYNKVFNIQLTHDISLNKTNEPKTKQGYKLVPQHEAQGLPCMESDHWHNESGISAVAYHAEPDDDGSSGLTDGKSDGDELQRDQQHLGIMKRTELTVSEHRI